From the genome of Ptychodera flava strain L36383 chromosome 20, AS_Pfla_20210202, whole genome shotgun sequence, one region includes:
- the LOC139120030 gene encoding alpha-adducin-like isoform X2 — MSSSEVLKGDFGKILESCTGIAGPHQYKFPICDDDLDGLNASPEEKELRCKLAAVYRLVDFHGWSNNIFNHITVTVSEDCRQFLINPFGLMFYEVSASNLIKVDLEGNILERGSTDYGCFLPGWLLQSAVHAARPDLKCLIHVHTPAGTAVSAMKCGFLKCCQDALIAGEVAYHPYGGFNMDEAEVKSIAENLGPTAKVRLMASGNLDNVILPEELMLNKVQNVLHRDRKAGGGELTKGDKTMTVKEMRFEAAMRMLDNMGLKTGYKYKKMPKSFLEKRIS; from the exons ATGTCATCGTCTGAAGTTTTAAAAGGAGACTTTGGGAAGATTTTAGAAAGTTGTACTGGAATT GCCGGTCCTCACCAATACAAGTTTCCAATATGTGATGATGACTTGGATGGACTTAACGCCAGTCCAGAAGAGAAAGAATTGAGATGCAAATTAGCTGCAGTCTACAGATTGGTCGATTTCCATGGATGGTCAAACAATATCTTTAATCATATAACA GTCACTGTGTCTGAGGACTGTAGGCAGTTCTTAATCAATCCATTTGGACTGATGTTCTACGAAGTCTCAGCTTCCAATTTGATCAAGGTTGATCTTGAGGGCAACATCTTGGAACGTGGCAGCACTGACTATGGTTGCTTTCTCCCGGGTTGGTTGCTGCAGTCTGCAGTCCACGCTGCCAGACCGGATTTAAAGTGCCTCATCCATGTGCACACACCGGCTGGAACTGCT GTGTCAGCTATGAAATGTGGGTTTCTCAAGTGTTGTCAGGATGCACTGATCGCCGGCGAAGTAGCTTACCATCCATACGGCGGGTTTAACATGGATGAGGCAGAAGTGAAGTCGATTGCCGAAAATCTCGGACCCACTGCTAAG GTTCGTTTAATGGCGTCTGGCAATTTAGACAACGTCATTTTGCCAGAAGAACTAATGCTAAACAAGGTGCAAAATGTTCTCCATCGTGATCGTAAAGCTGGCGGCGGAGAACTCACCAAAGGTGACAAAACAATGACAGTTAAAGAGATGCGATTTGAGGCTGCAATGCGAATGTTAGACAACATG GGCTTAAAGACTGGTTACAAGTACAAGAAGATGCCAAAGTCATTTCTTGAGAAGAGAATATCATGA
- the LOC139120030 gene encoding alpha-adducin-like isoform X1, which translates to MSSSEVLKGDFGKILESCTGIAGPHQYKFPICDDDLDGLNASPEEKELRCKLAAVYRLVDFHGWSNNIFNHITVTVSEDCRQFLINPFGLMFYEVSASNLIKVDLEGNILERGSTDYGCFLPGWLLQSAVHAARPDLKCLIHVHTPAGTAVSAMKCGFLKCCQDALIAGEVAYHPYGGFNMDEAEVKSIAENLGPTAKVLILNNHGLLVGGETIQDAYCRLVDVMAACEVQVRLMASGNLDNVILPEELMLNKVQNVLHRDRKAGGGELTKGDKTMTVKEMRFEAAMRMLDNMGLKTGYKYKKMPKSFLEKRIS; encoded by the exons ATGTCATCGTCTGAAGTTTTAAAAGGAGACTTTGGGAAGATTTTAGAAAGTTGTACTGGAATT GCCGGTCCTCACCAATACAAGTTTCCAATATGTGATGATGACTTGGATGGACTTAACGCCAGTCCAGAAGAGAAAGAATTGAGATGCAAATTAGCTGCAGTCTACAGATTGGTCGATTTCCATGGATGGTCAAACAATATCTTTAATCATATAACA GTCACTGTGTCTGAGGACTGTAGGCAGTTCTTAATCAATCCATTTGGACTGATGTTCTACGAAGTCTCAGCTTCCAATTTGATCAAGGTTGATCTTGAGGGCAACATCTTGGAACGTGGCAGCACTGACTATGGTTGCTTTCTCCCGGGTTGGTTGCTGCAGTCTGCAGTCCACGCTGCCAGACCGGATTTAAAGTGCCTCATCCATGTGCACACACCGGCTGGAACTGCT GTGTCAGCTATGAAATGTGGGTTTCTCAAGTGTTGTCAGGATGCACTGATCGCCGGCGAAGTAGCTTACCATCCATACGGCGGGTTTAACATGGATGAGGCAGAAGTGAAGTCGATTGCCGAAAATCTCGGACCCACTGCTAAG GTCTTGATCTTGAATAATCATGGCTTGTTGGTTGGTGGAGAGACTATCCAAGATGCCTATTGCAGACTTGTTGATGTAATGGCTGCGTGCGAAGTTCAG GTTCGTTTAATGGCGTCTGGCAATTTAGACAACGTCATTTTGCCAGAAGAACTAATGCTAAACAAGGTGCAAAATGTTCTCCATCGTGATCGTAAAGCTGGCGGCGGAGAACTCACCAAAGGTGACAAAACAATGACAGTTAAAGAGATGCGATTTGAGGCTGCAATGCGAATGTTAGACAACATG GGCTTAAAGACTGGTTACAAGTACAAGAAGATGCCAAAGTCATTTCTTGAGAAGAGAATATCATGA
- the LOC139120031 gene encoding alpha-adducin-like translates to MASNTGVSGHFAKVLESTTTVAGPHRFKFPICDDDLDNINASAEEKELRCKLAAVYRLIDLYGWADNIFNHITVNASKDNTQFLINPFGLRFYEVSASNLIKVDLEGNILERGSTEYECFRPGWCMQSAVHAARPDLQCLIHVHTPAGTAVSAMKCGLLKCSKDALLAGEIASHPYRGIFMDEEEMKSIAESLGPSAKVLILQNHGLLVGGDTIEDAFSRLIHVITACEVQIRLMASGNLDNIILPEEMMLDKERRVILRDRKTSGRVMTKSGTAMLVKELKFEAEVRMLDIMGLKTGYKYKKMPKAFLEKKT, encoded by the exons ATGGCATCAAATACAGGTGTGAGCGGACATTTTGCGAAGGTTTTAGAAAGTACAACAACGGTT GCTGGTCCTCACCGATTCAAGTTTCCAATCTGCGATGATGACTTGGACAACATTAACGCCAGTGCAGAAGAGAAAGAATTGAGATGCAAATTAGCTGCAGTCTACAGATTGATCGATTTGTATGGATGGGCAGACAATATCTTCAATCACATAACA GTTAATGCGTCCAAAGACAATACCCAGTTCTTAATCAATCCCTTTGGACTGAGGTTCTATGAAGTCTCAGCTTCCAATCTGATCAAGGTTGATCTGGAGGGCAACATCTTGGAACGTGGCAGCACTGAGTACGAGTGCTTCCGCCCGGGTTGGTGCATGCAGTCTGCAGTCCACGCTGCCAGACCAGACTTACAGTGCCTCATCCATGTGCACACACCGGCTGGTACTGCC GTGTCAGCCATGAAATGTGGGCTCCTCAAATGTTCCAAGGATGCTCTTCTCGCCGGTGAAATAGCCAGTCATCCATACAGAGGGATTTTCATGGATGAGGAAGAGATGAAGTCTATTGCTGAGAGTCTAGGACCCAGTGCCAAG gtattgattttgcaaaaccatGGCTTATTGGTTGGTGGAGACACTATCGAAGATGCCTTTTCCCGACTAATTCATGTCATTACTGCTTGTGAAGTTCAG ATTCGCTTGATGGCTTCTGGTAATTTAGATAATATCATTTTGCCCGAAGAAATGATGCTTGACAAGGAACGACGGGTCATCCTTCGTGATCGTAAAACCAGTGGCAGAGTAATGACCAAAAGTGGCACAGCAATGCTAGTAAAAGAGCTAAAATTCGAAGCTGAAGTGAGAATGCTGGATATTATG GGTTTGAAGACTGGATATAAATACAAGAAGATGCCAAAGGCATTTCTTGAGAAGAAAACATAA